The DNA region ATCATCCGCGAGGAGGACTGCGGCACCGACCGCGGTCTGAAGCTGCGGATCGCCGACAGGGAAGCGGACGGTGTGCTCCGCAAGACGGAGGACGTCGAGACCTCGGTCTACGCCCGCATGCTCGCCGAGGACGTCGTGGTGGACGGCAAGGTCATCGCGCCTGCCAACGTCGACCTCGGTGACGTCCTGATCGACGCCCTGGTGGGCGCCGGCGTCGAGGTGGTCAAGACCCGCTCGGTCCTGACCTGTGAGTCCGCGGTCGGCACCTGTGCCTTCTGCTACGGACGCTCGCTCGCCACCGGCAAGCTGGTCGACATCGGTGAGGCGGTCGGCATCATCGCCGCCCAGTCCATCGGTGAGCCCGGCACCCAGCTGACGATGCGTACCTTCCACACCGGTGGTGTGGCCGGTGACGACATCACGCAGGGGCTGCCGCGTGTCGTCGAGCTCTTCGAGGCCCGTACGCCCAAGGGCGTCGCCCCGATCTCGGAGGCGGCCGGCCGTGTCCGGATCGAGGAGACCGAGAAGACGAAGAAGCTCGTCGTCACCCCGGACGACGGCAGCGAGGAGACGGCGTTCCCGATCTCCAAGCGTGCCCGTCTCCTGGTCGGCGAGGGCGACGCGGTCGAGGTGGGCCAGAAGCTCACCGTCGGTGCCACCAACCCGCACGACGTGCTGCGGATCCTCGGTCAGCGCGCGGTCCAGGTCCACCTGGTCGGCGAGGTCCAGAAGGTCTACAACTCCCAGGGTGTGTCGATCCACGACAAGCACATCGAGATCATCATCCGGCAGATGCTGCGCCGCGTGACGATCATCGAGTCCGGCGACGCGGAGCTGCTGCCGGGCGAGCTGGTCGAGCGGTCGAAGTTCGAGACCGAGAACCGTCGTGTGGTCACCGAGGGCGGTCACCCCGCCTCCGGCCGTCCGCAGCTGATGGGTATCACCAAGGCCTCGCTGGCGACGGAATCCTGGCTGTCGGCCGCCTCCTTCCAGGAGACGACCCGGGTGCTGACGGACGCGGCGATCAACGCCAAGTCCGACTCGCTCATCGGCCTCAAGGAGAACGTCATCATCGGTAAGCTCATCCCGGCCGGTACGGGTCTGTCCCGCTACCGCAACATCCGGGTGGAGCCGACCGAGGAGGCCAAGGCGGCGATGTACTCGGCCGTCGGCTACGACGACATCGACTACTCGCCGTTCGGCACGGGCTCCGGCCAGGCCGTCCCGCTGGAGGACTACGACTACGGTCCGTACAACCAGTAGGAGTGGGTGAGAGGGCGGCCATCCCGTTGTGAAACGGGGTGGCCGCCCTTTCCCGTGCCCCGGGGCATGCGCCGTACGACCTTGTGTGACGGCCCCCACAGAGGGGTGCGGGGGAGTGCGGAGAGGGCGGGAGCCCCCCTGTCCGGTACGCCCGAACCTGTGCGCATCCAAGGGGGCGCGGAGGGCGCCGTATGCCCGCGCCGGGGGCGCTCAAGGGGCGCGTACGCGGTCACCCGGAGGGGTGGGGGCCGGATGCTCCGGTCAGCCGCCCGCCATTTGTTTTGACCCAGCTCCGTGCGGTAGGTACGCTCAAGCCTTGTGCCTGGGGTGTGCCTGGGCTTGCGTGCGTGTCCTCAACCGCACGGCGAGTCCGTATGTGGCCACTGCAATCTGCGCTTTTCCTGCCTCTGGCGGGGGCTTGCAGTATTCGACACACCCGACCGCGTGGGTCGGTGGGTGTTTCAGGTTAGTTTCACGAACGGCACACAGAAACCGGAGAAGTAGTGCCTACGATCCAGCAGCTGGTCCGTAAGGGCCGGCAGGACAAGGTCGAGAAGAACAAGACGCCCGCGCTCGAGGGTTCGCCCCAGCGTCGCGGTGTCTGCACGCGTGTGTTCACGACCACCCCGAAGAAGCCGAACTCGGCGCTCCGTAAGGTCGCGCGTGTGCGCCTGACCTCCGGCATCGAGGTCACGGCCTACATCCCGGGTGAGGGACACAACCTGCAGGAGCACTCCATCGTGCTCGTGCGTGGTGGCCGTGTGAAGGACCTGCCGGGTGTTCGTTACAAGATCATCCGTGGCTCCCTTGACACCCAGGGTGTCAAGAACCGCAAGCAGGCCCGCAGCCGCTACGGCGCCAAGAAGGAGAAGTAAGAATGCCTCGTAAGGGCCCCGCCCCGAAGCGCCCGGTCATCATCGACCCGGTCTACGGTTCTCCTCTTGTCACGTCGCTGATCAACAAGATCCTGCTCAACGGCAAGCGTTCCACCGCCGAGCGGATCGTGTACGGCGCCATGGAAGGCCTCCGCGAGAAGACCGGCGCCGACCCGGTCATCACGCTGAAGCGCGCGCTTGAGAACGTCAAGCCCTCGCTCGAGGTCAAGTCCCGCCGTGTCGGTGGCGCCACCTACCAGGTGCCGATCGAGGTCAAGCCCGGTCGCGCCGCCACCCTCGCGCTGCGCTGGGTCGTCGGTTACTCCCGCGCCCGTCGCGAGAAGACCATGACCGAGCGCCTCATGAACGAGCTGCTCGACGCCTCCAACGGTCTTGGCGCAGCTGTCAAGAAGCGCGAGGACACTCACAAGATGGCCGAGTCGAACAAGGCCTTCGCGCACTACCGCTGGTAGTCGCTCACCCCATCGAGACCGAGAGAAGACTGAGCCTTATGGCCACCACTTCGCTTGACCTGGCCAAGGTCCGCAACATTGGGATCATGGCCCACATCGACGCGGGGAAGACGACCACCACCGAGCGGATCCTCTTTTACACCGGTGTGAGCTACAAGATCGGTGAGACCCACGAGGGTTCCGCCACGATGGACTGGATGGAGCAGGAGCAGGAGCGCGGCATCACGATCACGTCCGCCGCGACGACCTGCCACTGGCCGATGAATGATGTTGACCACACCATCAACATCATCGACACCCCTGGCCACGTGGACTTCACCGTCGAGGTGGAGCGTTCGCTCCGCGTCCTCGACGGCGCCGTCACCGTGTTCGACGGTGTGGCCGGCGTCGAGCCGCAGTCCGAGACCGTCTGGCGTCAGGCGGACCGGTACGGCGTGCCGCGTATCTGCTTCGTCAACAAGCTGGACCGCACCGGTGCCGACTTCCTCCGCTGCGTCCAGATGATCGTGGACCGCCTCGGTGCGGTTCCGCTGGTCATGCAGCTCCCCATCGGCGCCGAGGCCGACTTCAGGGGCGTCGTCGACCTCGTGTCGATGAAGGCCTTCGTCTGGTCGGAGGACGCGCCCAAGGGCGAGATGTACGACACGATCGACATCCCCGAGAACCTCGTCGAGGCGGCTCAGGAGTGGCGCGGCAAGCTGCTCGAGGCCGTCTCCGAGAACGACGACCAGATGATGGAGCTGTACCTGGAGGGCGTCGAGCCCACCCAGGAGCAGCTGCACGAGGCGATCCGCCGGATCACCCTGGCGTCGAGGGGCGGCGTCGGCTCGGCCACCGTCACCCCGGTGTTCTGTGGCACCGCGTTCAAGAACAAGGGTGTTCAGCCCCTGCTCGACGCGGTCGTCCGCTACCTGCCTTCCCCCCTGGACGTCGAGGCCATCGAGGGCCACGACGTCAAGGACCCCGAGCTGGTCATCACGCGCAAGCCTTCGGACGACGAGCCGTTCTCCGGCCTGGCGTTCAAGATCGCCAGCGACCCGCACCTGGGCAAGCTCACCTTCGTCCGGATCTACTCCGGTCGCCTCGAGGCCGGCACCGCGGTGCTGAACTCGGTCAAGGGCAAGAAGGAGCGCATCGGCAAGATCTACCGCATGCACGCGAACAAGCGTGAGGAGATCGCGTCGGTGGGCGCCGGTGACATCGTCGCCGTCATGGGCCTGAAGCAGACCACCACCGGTGAGACGCTGTCCGACGACAAGAACCCGGTGATCCTGGAGTCCATGGACTTCCCGGCGCCGGTCATCGAGGTCGCCATCGAGCCCAAGTCCAAGGGTGACCAGGAGAAGCTGGGTGTCGCCATCCAGCGCCTCTCGGAGGAGGACCCCTCCTTCCAGGTGCACTCGGACGAGGAGACCGGCCAGACCATCATCGGTGGTATGGGTGAGCTCCACCTCGAGGTGCTCGTCGACCGCATGAAGCGCGAGTTCCGCGTCGAGGCGAACGTCGGCAAGCCCCAGGTCGCGTACCGCGAGACGATCCGCAAGACCGTCGAGCGTGTCGACTTCACGCACAAGAAGCAGACTGGTGGTACCGGCCAGTTCGCCAAGGTGCAGATCATGATCGAGCCGCTCGAAGGCGGAGACGCCTCGTACGAGTTCGTCAACAAGGTCACCGGTGGCCGCATCCCCCGTGAGTACATCCCCTCGGTGGACGCGGGTGCCCAGGAAGCCATGCAGTTCGGCATCCTGGCCGGTTACGAGATGGTCGGCGTCCGCGTCACCCTTCTCGACGGCGGTTACCACGAGGTCGACTCCTCGGAGCTCGCCTTCAAGATCGCCGGTTCGCAGGCGTTCAAGGAGGGTGCCCGCAAGGCGTCGCCCGTGCTCCTGGAGCCGATGATGGCCGTCGAGGTCACCACGCCCGAGGACTACATGGGCGAGGTCATCGGCGACCTCAACTCCCGCCGTGGCCAGATCCAGGCCATGGAGGAGCGCAGCGGCGCTCGCGTCGTGAAGGGCCTCGTGCCCCTCTCGGAGATGTTCGGCTACGTCGGAGACCTCCGCAGCAAGACCTCGGGTCGCGCAAGCTACTCGATGCAGTTCGACTCCTACGCCGAGGTTCCGCGGAACGTCGCCGAGGAGATCATCGCGAAGGCCAAGGGCGAGTAACTCACCCGAGTACACGCTTTAGGCTTGTCACCGGAGCCCGGCAGGGCATTCGACGCGGAGTTCGCTCGCGCGTCGGATGCCCCCGGCACCGGCATTCCAGCAAAGATCACCTGGCGCCGATGAAGCAAGGCGTACAGAACCACTCCAGGAGGACCCAGTGGCGAAGGCGAAGTTCGAGCGGACTAAGCCGCACGTCAACATCGGCACCATCGGTCACATCGACCACGGTAAGACGACCCTCACGGCCGCCATTACCAAGGTGCTGCACGACGCGTACCCGGACCTGAAC from Streptomyces sp. NBC_01754 includes:
- the rpsL gene encoding 30S ribosomal protein S12, which translates into the protein MPTIQQLVRKGRQDKVEKNKTPALEGSPQRRGVCTRVFTTTPKKPNSALRKVARVRLTSGIEVTAYIPGEGHNLQEHSIVLVRGGRVKDLPGVRYKIIRGSLDTQGVKNRKQARSRYGAKKEK
- the rpsG gene encoding 30S ribosomal protein S7, which translates into the protein MPRKGPAPKRPVIIDPVYGSPLVTSLINKILLNGKRSTAERIVYGAMEGLREKTGADPVITLKRALENVKPSLEVKSRRVGGATYQVPIEVKPGRAATLALRWVVGYSRARREKTMTERLMNELLDASNGLGAAVKKREDTHKMAESNKAFAHYRW
- the fusA gene encoding elongation factor G is translated as MATTSLDLAKVRNIGIMAHIDAGKTTTTERILFYTGVSYKIGETHEGSATMDWMEQEQERGITITSAATTCHWPMNDVDHTINIIDTPGHVDFTVEVERSLRVLDGAVTVFDGVAGVEPQSETVWRQADRYGVPRICFVNKLDRTGADFLRCVQMIVDRLGAVPLVMQLPIGAEADFRGVVDLVSMKAFVWSEDAPKGEMYDTIDIPENLVEAAQEWRGKLLEAVSENDDQMMELYLEGVEPTQEQLHEAIRRITLASRGGVGSATVTPVFCGTAFKNKGVQPLLDAVVRYLPSPLDVEAIEGHDVKDPELVITRKPSDDEPFSGLAFKIASDPHLGKLTFVRIYSGRLEAGTAVLNSVKGKKERIGKIYRMHANKREEIASVGAGDIVAVMGLKQTTTGETLSDDKNPVILESMDFPAPVIEVAIEPKSKGDQEKLGVAIQRLSEEDPSFQVHSDEETGQTIIGGMGELHLEVLVDRMKREFRVEANVGKPQVAYRETIRKTVERVDFTHKKQTGGTGQFAKVQIMIEPLEGGDASYEFVNKVTGGRIPREYIPSVDAGAQEAMQFGILAGYEMVGVRVTLLDGGYHEVDSSELAFKIAGSQAFKEGARKASPVLLEPMMAVEVTTPEDYMGEVIGDLNSRRGQIQAMEERSGARVVKGLVPLSEMFGYVGDLRSKTSGRASYSMQFDSYAEVPRNVAEEIIAKAKGE